CTGGCTGGTGACGGGCCAGGTGCTGACACTCAATCCCGCCGCTTCGGTGCGCGGGCCGGCGCACAGCGCACGGGTGGGGAAAACGCCGGTGCTGGAGGCGGCCGAGGCGCGGGCGTTACTGGATTCCATCGATGTGTCCAGTCCGGCCGGGCTGCGCGACCGGGCGCTGATCGCGTTGATGGTGTTCTCCTTTGCGCGGATTGGCGCGGCGCTGACGATGCGGGTCGAGGACGTGTTCGTGCAGAACCGTCGTCTGTGGGTGCGGCTGCGCGAGAAGGGGGGCAAGCAGCATGTCATGCCCTGTCACCATACGCTGGAAGACTATCTGCACGCTTATCTCGACGGGACCGGGCTGGCCGGCGAGCCGAAGGGCTGGCTGTTCCGGACCATCCAACGGGGCACCGGCCAGCTTTCGGAGCGGCGGCTGGAGCAGTCGGACGCGCACGCCATGGTGCGGCGCCGGGCGAAGGCAGCTGGGATCGAGACCGCGATTGGTAACCATACCTTCCGGGCGACGGGGGTGACGGCCTATCTGAAGAATGGCGGCACGCTGGAGAACGCGGCCGCCATGGCCAACCACGCCTCCACCCGCACCACCCAGCTCTATGACCGTCGCCGCGAGGACATCTCACTCGATGAGGTCGAACGCATCAGGGTGTAGGCCATATTTTTTGATCAATTGAGTTAACGAAAAAAAGAACATTTACTCATTTAAGTATCATGATATGAGTTAATGAGTATTTATTCAAACGTCTGTATGGGAGCTGATATGAAGGTTATCGCTGTTCTGAATCAGAAGGGAGGGTCGGGGAAGACGACTATAGCTACTCATCTGGCTAGAGCATTACAGATTGGAGGTGCAGATGTGCTGCTGGTGGATTCCGATCCTCAAGGGAGTGCCCGAGATTGGGCTGCTGTAAGAGAAGAGCAACCTGTGACTGTTGTAGGAATTGATCGGCCAACCATTGAGCGAGATTTGAAAAATATCGCTCGTAAGGATTTTGTGGTGATCGATGGCGCTCCCCAAGCCGCAGACTTGGCTGTATCAGCCATAAAAGCATCTGATTTCGTCCTGATTCCGGTTCAGCCCTCTCCTTATGACATATGGGCTACTTCAGACTTAGTAGATCTGGTTAAGCAGCGTATCGAAGTTACTGACGGAAAATTACAAGCTGCTTTCGTAGTGTCACGAGCGATTAAGGGAACTCGAATTGGTGCTGAAATTACCGAAGCCTTGAAAGGATATGGCCTTCCAATTCTAGAGAGCCGGATTACTCAACGCGTAAGCTATCCAGGAACAGCCGCAG
The genomic region above belongs to Acetobacter ascendens and contains:
- a CDS encoding tyrosine-type recombinase/integrase — its product is MISLISRSPLDLTLPVLVSSAGERARLRFLEFFAAQIRNPNTRRAYARAVSDFLSWCADFGVTELTGVTPLHVATWIEFSGRTLSAPSVKQALAALRHLFDWLVTGQVLTLNPAASVRGPAHSARVGKTPVLEAAEARALLDSIDVSSPAGLRDRALIALMVFSFARIGAALTMRVEDVFVQNRRLWVRLREKGGKQHVMPCHHTLEDYLHAYLDGTGLAGEPKGWLFRTIQRGTGQLSERRLEQSDAHAMVRRRAKAAGIETAIGNHTFRATGVTAYLKNGGTLENAAAMANHASTRTTQLYDRRREDISLDEVERIRV
- the parA gene encoding ParA family partition ATPase is translated as MKVIAVLNQKGGSGKTTIATHLARALQIGGADVLLVDSDPQGSARDWAAVREEQPVTVVGIDRPTIERDLKNIARKDFVVIDGAPQAADLAVSAIKASDFVLIPVQPSPYDIWATSDLVDLVKQRIEVTDGKLQAAFVVSRAIKGTRIGAEITEALKGYGLPILESRITQRVSYPGTAAGGSTVMDVEPGSDASKEILSLSNEIKRKLI